AGCCATATCCTCAAAAATGGGAGTGGAGAGACTGCAGGTGAGAAAGTACAAtcaatttattttgaagcacttcTTTGCCCTCACCTTGAATATAATAATTAAATTCTCAAGAATGAAAAGCTGCAAGGATTCATGATCAAATGTAAAATTGCCATTTTTGAAAGGAATACACAACTAATGAAACTCATTTTATGAATCCCATAAAAACCTAATTAAGTACATTCAAAACTGTGTACACAACAAGCAATCATTCACAGACAGATGAACAAAAAACTGTTTGACAAGAAATCCCTCTGTACACAATTAATACTTTTGTGGGCTCCACTGCGGAGTCAGTGGGTAAATTAGTATGTAGTGCACAAGTGAGCCATGCAAAACAGGAAGGTCTGTTTGTTTGATCCTTGTTCTGCACTCAAGTTGGCCAATCTTATCCAGGGAATTAGGCAATGTGTTCCTTTGGCCGGGAGTCAGGGAGATCCTATTCATTAGCACTTTCCAGTAACCTTTGCTGAAACATTACACAGAATCAATTCTTCCTGATGTGCTTATTCATGTATGCTGTTTGCCTGAACTACATTTTGCGATAGCAAATTCTACATTATAACCACTCTGAGTAGAGACATTTTTCTCAAATTTCTTGTTGGAACCATTAAAATAAGATGGTCAAATTAATCcaagttttggactccattaAGGAGTTAAAGATTTTTCGACATCTACCAATGAATCCTTTTCATAATTCATCTAagccctagtgtggaagcaggccagttagctcatcgagtccacaccaaccctccaaagatcatcccacccagacataaccctctaccctatccctgtaaccctgcatttgcaaCAGATAATCCAcccctagtctgcacatccctagacactatgggcaacttactatgtactgtgtgaggaaactggagcacccggaggaaactcatgcagacatgggaagagtgtgcaaactccacacagacagtcacttgagggtgaaatcgaaccaggtatctggtgctgtgaagcagcagtgccaactactgagtcactgtgccacccccccAAATAATAATCTTAAATAACTCAGCCTTAGTCTCATCTTTTCTCAAATGCCCCAAGATGTTCATCTTTCTGATAAGTATATTCTTTCAGTTCTGGTTGAGCTTTGTGAATCCTTTTTCTTCTTTGTAAGTATGTGGTTTGGATGAAGTTTGAAATGCATGAACAAACAGCCTGTTGACATTCATTGGGCTTGCTGAATCTTCTGACTCCCTAAAGTCTTTGCATTATCTGAAAGGAACAAGTagaaagtgtgatggaatattctccattttcCTGGCATCCCATTCACCACATTGAACATTTACCCTTCCATCAATGGGGTAGCAGGCTTGAATTGCGTCCCATCTACAAGGTGTCAAGGGTTCTTCCACAGCACCTTTCAAGCCCTTACAGCTATTGCCTAGAGGAACAAGTGGCTGCAAAAGAACATTACTaattgcaagtttccctccaaatcgCACAACATtttaacttggaactatatctaTAACACATAGATTACAGAGGATAAAGAAggtgctcaccatcaccttctcaaggacaattagggatgagaaatGAATTCTGACCTTGCCAGAAACACTCACAATccattaatgatttttttaaaaaaggcatgctAACTCTTGGCAATACCATTTAACGAAGAGGCAGAGTTTTAGCAACTATCCATGGAATCTTGTCCCAACAGTTGCATAGCCCTTCAGAAAAGGGGAGAACATTTTAGACACAAAACCTGTAAACTTACTTTTTTTAAGCAAAAGTACATTTTACCGCATTTTCAGAgaaatttcaagtccaatataaaAGGTACACCTTTTGGAGAATGCCAAGGGATTCCATATTTTGTTGGTAATTAGTAACCTGATCAAACAAAACATATACAGTATGGACAGATACAAGTGAACACattctgtaagttttatttttatcattAAAAGAGAGCAAATACAATAAATAAACTTACATTCTAAGGCTCAAACTTAAAGAAACTAGAAAAGTGACAATAATAACCTATACTAAGGAAGAAGCTTTGTTACAACTCTATGTACATTTTAGTAGTTTTATTATTTTCACTGGTACAAAAGCATTAATCTTGCTTGCACAATAGGACGTAACAGTATTAAACAGACCAACATAATTTTTCCAATCTGCAGATAATTAGAAAAAAATTACTGTAATGCAATTGTAAAAAGATTTGCTATTCTGCAGTTTTGTTCTAATCTATGCATGCAAAACTGTTACAAACAAAATGATAGGCTATTCCTTTTTTATTACTTTTCTACAATTTTGAAGACTTACTTGAAGGACCAATTTTCTTCTCAAAGTGAAGCATATGTACAGTTGATCCATACAGTGGTGCATTtacaaaaaaatcattttgcTAAGAGTTTACACCTGCATAGGTACTAAACAGGAGTTTGCTACGAAACACATTTCCAATATTGTAAGCATACGGTACTTGACATGATAGCataatcattttgtttttaacaatgtATACCACGGTAATGATAGACCGGGTTAATGATGTAAACCACAGCTGCGGCATTTAAGCTAAcaaaacattttcagttttttctCAGTTGGGAcgatttcaatttaaaaatcttaaaatcaTTTTGGGTGAAAAGGCATCTTAAACTGCATCAACCACCTGATTAATAAAGCCTTCTGAATGGCTATGAGCCCAAAAATTACTTTAGCAGTACAATCATTGGAGCTATAAAATGATAAATTAAGTCCCTAAGCATTTATTAAAAATACAATTATGGAGCTATTCCACTATGAAGATGGAAAGCTAGATATTGCTCTTTAAAATCATACCGACTACCCATTTCACAGtagaaaaacaaatgagaaaaataTTTGAGAAATTGAAAACTGGCAAGAAAATATCACTTAACATGCATATCTCAGGTAAGCCAGGCattgtaaatattgtaaataacCGTTCATTTTTCGAACTGCTAGATTTAAAAGCTTTCATCCCAAAGTACTGCATTAGCATCTACCTCGATAGATATAATCAATATAACAAATAACAAGACAATGGCCAGTGAGGAGTCAGCTTGGTATTGCGTCATCCAAAATAAGTCACCTTGTATTATGGACTAAGCACCACTCTCGCACGTTAGATTAGTTTTTTTCTAACACATCTCGTCCCATCATTGATTCTATATTTATTTAATCTAGTTTAGTTAGGcacatgttttaaaaatcaaatgtatACATTATTACGATAAAGTTGTAAAAGAGTGATTAAAACTGCAAGATGAATGATCATGGAATCAAATGAAAACAATCTTTTGGGATTGAACTATGGTTGTTTAATGAGGATGTGAACCTCCTATCGTTACTCTTCCATTTTGTGGTGTTCGTGACAGAGCTACTTACAGCAGCATTTACACCTGTCCATCACTATATCGATAAAGGCTAGAACTAAGCTTTCTACCATTGTGAAGCTTTGTTTAATGGCATTGCTACCAAAATTAAGCATGACACTCTCCAGTACTTTTGATTGCTCTCCAGTGACCCTCTAGGCTTCATGTCTTAAAGACAGTGAGGTGTCACTTTAGGAAGGAGGACATAGTGATTAATTAAAGATTGATAAATATTGGAGGGTAAAGTGATTTGCTACTTTAGGAAGATGATTTTTTGTGGATTCACCAGAAAAAGAAATCAACAGCAGCCTTTTATTCCAGCCCTATAATGTAAAATGAAAAGTGCTAATACACAAaatttcacaaattcagtttCTGACCAGAAGTATGTAAAAAATAAACATCTGGGTAAAGGCTGTTTGATCAGCAAAAGAAATTGAAAACTCTTTCAATACTATACATCAGATATAAATGTCTGCTGGCTTCTGGCCACCTCCAATGAAGCTCCTATAGAAACTGGATTTTAGTTCAAAACCATGACTAGATTCTGTTTAATAATCATGATGTATACTACACTGACATCATTACATTTAACAGTAAAAAAAGACTGCAAGTTACCTATACAATGGTCCAGCCACTGAATCTTTTGTTTGCCTGAAACACAACCTGGTCTGTTAGTACATTAATATCACCAATGGCCGTCTGTCAACTGTTTAGCAGGTATCACAGTCCACTTTCTTACTATGTTCAGTTCCATCATAGTTTGAATTAATTTATGCCAGTTCTCTGAAGGACTCTGGTATGACAAACTCTAATTCGGAATTGCCATCTAAGGAATTGTACCTATAAACAGGAGTGCCTTCCTGAGGAAAAATATCATCCCAACTTGTTGACTTGTTGCTTCCTATGGTCTGGGGAGTCTGCTGTGGAGTTACTgtaacatcatcatcatcatcaacatgATATACAATTCCATCTTCATTAATGTCAGCCATGGGACCTGATTCACTTGCAGTCAAGAATCCATACTGCCTAATCTGTAAGGTTTTGCACGGCAGTAAGCGGTAAAGTTTGGAATCGGAGACAGTCTCATCCTCAGCTGCACTCTTGCCGGTCTTTTTGCTATGGACTGACCTTATGTGTGATGCCATCACCTGGTAGTTGATGAAGGTTTCGCCACAGGTTAAGCACTGGTATCGCCGTTCACCAGTGTGGAGAATTTCATGCTTAGTACGATATTCTGCCAGAGGGAACACTTTCTCACAGTAATGGCAAGGGTATTTCTTCTCCCAGGAATGAACATTGAAGTGCCTTCTCAGGCTAGTCAGGCAGGCATATGATCGCTTACAAACAATACAAACATAAAAGACTCGTCCATCCACAATTAACTCGTAATGATCTTGTTCCCTTTTCATTCGTTTTGCATCTGGAAAGTGCTGATCATTAATGAATACAGGTCTTGAGTTATTTATATGATTAGCAGAATTTTCAGGCATGATTTGAATACTTGACTGGCCTTCATCACCAGATACCTTGTCTCCAATTAGCAGTAACTTTTTTTCAGGGGATCTCGGTTCCTTGTTTTGTTTGGGTTCACGGCTGGTTAAGTCATCTTTGTTTGGTACCACAATATGATAAGTGTTGGGGTTTGTGTCAATATTTGCATAGACTCTGCAACCTTTGGACAAAGTATCAATGGCAGCTGTTTTAACTATGGTTACAGGCTGTTTACCATCTTGAATATACTTTGTATCTAGAATCTTCGTGCTTTGCTGGTTAATTACAGTGTTCTGCCCGCTTCCTGTGCCAGTGTCTGAGCTTTTGACCTTAAAATCACCAACTTTCAAGGATGCCTCTGGCAACAGAGTAACTTGTTTTGTTTGAACTAAGTTGTCAGAACTCACTGATATATTGGGAATAATATTTGTTTGCAATAAATTGTTAGTAGCTACTTTGGAAGATTGTTTAGGTGGTGCAATTTCACTGCAGAAAATGACATCATCGTTATCTTCTGAGTCTTCACCGCTGGCCAAGTCTTTACCGTTACCTTTAGAATCCCTAAACTCTTCACTAGACAAAGAGAAAGCATCAGTTATTCGTGGTCCCAGACCTCCTTCTTCTACATGCACAATCAAGCATTCAGGTTCTGCTGCTGGATCAGCAGCATTTTTCTGTGAAATGTCACTCTTGGAATCTGTCATAGAAGTTGCACTGTCTGTAGCAGGTGCTACTGGTTTTAACTTTGAAAGAGATTCCCCTAAGTCAGCAAGGAACTTTAGCCCCAGGGCCTGCCCAGACTGAATTAACTCACTCACAAGTTCAGCATTTACACGCACCAATTTGGAGCTGTAGATAAAATTCAGGACTTCTGCAAATACTTCTGCTCTGACAAAGTTCAATTCAAGGACTTGTCCATATATGTTGCTAGTGACATCGAGAGTGAAAAGTTGACGGAAGTAGCTACTGGCTGATGACAAGACATTCTTATGTGCACGAAATTTGCGATCTTCCACGATTATAGTAATATCACAGAATAGTCCTCGGGCACGCTGCTCATTTAGAGACTGCAACAATGTTCCTGGATGATGAATGTCCGTTGCACTAATAAGTTTTTTGCTCTCCATAACTAGATCAAAAATAAAGATAACATTTCCAATGAGAGAAAGCCAGCTGGCTAGATGATCAAATCTTgttaagtaaaaagaaaaattactCCAAACATCTTACAATTACACCAACAGCAATGACTTATCAGATTCCCTAAGAACACTGATCATTgctacagttttagttaaaaacagtagtatttattttatttaattctatGAAACAGTAAAGACTTGATGCATCTCTCTACTATACTGAATGTGACTGAATCCAATTTATAACACATCACATATAATTTTGAGTACAGTGTATAATCCCACAGAAACACTGCAGAATAAAGATTTACAACAAATCCATGCAGTAATATTTTTTCACAATTAAATCTAAATGATTTTGGAGTtaagaaattaatttaaaataattcaccTGAAGAGAGCTCTTACAgcatacattttgttttgttaaaactTGGGCAATGAAATTTGGCAAGGACTCTTCCAATCTCCCACTTTAACTTTAGCTAAAACAGCTTTTAAGTTGTTTCTCCAGTGATATTCTCAATGCTTGGTGGCCACCTCAGTATTTGAAATGGGTAGGTAGACCAAGCTGTACTTTCAGCAAAGTAACATTAATATAGGACACAAGAAATTCTTGGTTTGGGGGTTACGCAGTTCATGCTTTAGAGAAGGTAATAGGAAAAGACAAGAAATGCTAACCCAGACACTGACTCCCAAATCCCAtgtgcaaacaaaataaaagtagGCCAGGCCTGTTTCAGTTCATTTATATAGCAGCTAGACCCCTTCTTCTGGTCCCTGAGCTCCATCAAGTGGCCTCTGCCAACTTGTTGTTCATCTTCTCTTCAGCACTGAATCAGTCACTAAAAGGAAAAGTTGTTTGGTTCAACGGGACACAGGAATCTACATAAGCAGTGGAGCCAAAATGAAGATTGGATGGATCCTAACTGTTGCAAGTTCAGAAACAAAACACCAGCCACAGAGCCAAGTTCAATAATTCCAGTTCTAGATAACTGCTGAGAGCTCTGAATTAAAGAGTAACCTTGTACCAGAAAATATTTTCTAGTGATGTACAAGGAGTACAAGATTCTTTTTCACATTTAGTTTAATTGTTCATGGGCTTCTTGTGTTACGTATATTAACATATTTCAATTAAATGAAAAATCAAGAGAACAGCTCAAACTAAGGtgataggaccataagacacaggagcagaaagaaGTAGGCTGGTCtacccatccagtctgctctgccattcaacaagatcatggctgatctgataactctcaaatccactttcctgctttctcctcggAACCCtcaattctcttactgattaaaagtctgtatatctcagccctgaatatacttaaagatccagcctcaacagccttcgcagtaaagaattccacagatttgttaCCCTGAGAGAAGAAcgtcctcctcatttcagttttgaatGTCTGACCCCTAGGTCATAAATTTATTTTGTTAGATTCTGCCTCTTCGTAGTTCGGGATAACTGGGTTTGGGAAAATATTGAGCATTTGATTGCTCAGTTTTCTGCTGCTGAGTGCTCTTCATTCATACTTAACAACTGAATTTaactatttttaattcattcatgtttAATAAATTAGATAATAATTTTACTAGGTCTTTATTTTAGCTAATCATTATTcacatggggaggcaatggcctagtggtattattgctagactattaaaacagagacccagataatgttctggggccctggggaaatgtgactccagaccaacagcaatgtggttgactcttaactgccctctgggcaattagggatgctgGCTTGACCAGTGATGACCACATCTCacaaatcaattttttaaaatgcacaaatGCCACTTTTGAGGACTGATTTTATGTATGATTTCAAGATGAGGCACACTGGAAGCAAGACTTAAAATCAAATATGGATCACTTAAATCATCACTtaaactggagatctgaaatcaaaaaacaggaagtgctggagaaactcagcaagtctggcaacatctatggagagagcaaATGAGTTCAATGAAAGAGTCAAAAGTTTTGACTGAGTTattgggcttgaaacattaactcccctttcactctccacagatgccgccaaaCCTGCTGTGTTGCACCAGCACTTTCAGTGTTTATTATATAATTAAAGGTATTATCGAGAAAACTAGCTAAAATTTTGTGCTGTGTATAATTTCTATTCATGTAAATGAATGATAATATTACTTTAGTAAATATTTCTTAAGTTCTACGTTTACctttattaattattttcaaaggtCACGATTTCTTTGCAATGATCTGCAAAACCAAAAACATATAATTTTAGTTTTAAATGAAAGCttctagaaaataataaaaatccagacagcatttaaaacaaaaaacatgCTATCATTGACTAGCTGTCTGAAGATCGATGCAGTCAAGTTTATTCGCCTTCAACTTATTTGCAATGTGAAACACATTACAAAAATACACTATTTTTATTATGCcaaaaatattttcacatttcagtTCCAATTTTTGCAAGCCTTTCACATCTTACTAACCATATTAATATTGATTTCTGCCCTAGGTTTATGTATATTCTTGTACTTCTATGACCTTCATGGTTCCAAGCAATATCTGAACAACTAAATATCATAGTTATTTCACTGTCCCTCTGCTTCAGAACTGAAGCTCAAAGGCTGAGAGCATGTTTtgaaaaattctcaaggtcaaggaccaggctcgcaggaaagtagtctgacacagaacaaacagccaagaggcgagtctgctagaatataagtgttttattccccgcagcgtcgccacaaccaggtctcgtacttacaacgggtctggtttatactcactctacgtgttaccggaactgggagccgtcagttctcgtagagcggttgccaacaacccacgctcggcggttaaacgcaaccccggagcagactctaccgaactggagacttttccagctgatatactcttttcgagatctaaacattcatgtgaacagcagagcaaggctgaaaaacacattccattctggtcacatacagataagaagattcacacgggaaggtgtgtaataagattcacacgggactaagcgacaccttccattttcggttagattcacacatgtattgggacacaattttaaccctttcaccacagagCACATATAGAGCTTAAAGAGTAATATAAACTGCTTTGATTTTCCTCTCCACTCCTTATATTTGAAGGGCTCAACTGTTTACTGAGGTATGTTTTCATAGGCAGCAAATAACATTGTACAAATGTTCATTATTTACGGAAGCCTCAGTATGGCAGAACACATACACAGCCACTCTCAACATCAAGTGGCCATTTTCTCGGTGAACCTCAATTGTGACTGCTTACTATAAGACATGAAAAGACAGTATCACACCAACCCCAGTTACACCCTCATTCAAAATTTACATACATTTTCCACTTTCAGTTCTAATGGCAGGAGCACTGCATGAATGAAAATGGTggaggggtaagtgtaggggaatggggctggatgggttgcgctttggcaggtcggcgtggacttgttgggccgaagggcctgttttcacactgtaagtaatctaatctaatctaatctaatctaatctaatctaaacattttcCCCTCATTGTCAACAACAGCATTGCTCTGGTTGAAACCACCTAACCCAATAGGATCAGGATCAAATCCAACTTTTCTGGCTCTGTAGAATACCAGGCAATACATCTTGCCATGTGCCATCAATGTATTCCTATATAAAATCAAATTCTATACACTACATAATTAGTAACATTGGGAATTTTGAATCAAAATTCCCTTTTCAGTTTAGGCTACAATGTaccaaattaaaaatataaagcaTGTAACTAAAttcacaaaacaaacaaaaaatgccTGGAACTAGTAAGTATCAGTAGCCATTTCAGTACAAATTCAAAATCGTTATATCACACAGTTAAAAGCAAAACATGAAGATTTGGCAATGCAAGGTATAGGACTTGAAAACACTGGATTAAAACAAATCTGTTGCACATTGACTTTCATCAACAAAATAACCAGAAGCTTGCGgtttttttggttttttaaattcacttattTGACATGGGCATCGCTAGCTGAATTAGCACTtgctgcccatctctagttgcccttgagaaggtggtggtgagctgtagtCCAGTTACCTTAACAAAGAGAATAACTAGCAGTTAAGAATTGAAGAAATGAAACAACAGCTTTGAAATTCCTCCACATGGTATTTTTACTGCAGCGGTTAATGTAATTATGTCCAATTCCTCTGTGCAGTATTGTACTTAAATTATTCAATACTTTCTAAATGTTTTCTCTGAACATCGCACAGAAGAATTTGACATGCAAGTGTTAACTACTGCGCTAACAATAGCAAAAGGAAGGAATTTCAACATTTTTTCCTCAATGCATGGATTAATGAATTTGTGAAAATAATGTACTTGACATAAAAGCTTAACCAAAACTAATGAGTGAGGAATTTCTAACCTTGGACTTATAGGCAACTTTCTGTACTCCGCCAACAACACCACCTCTATGTGATACCCTCAAAATTTGTGGGGTAAATCCATCTTTTTTAATCAATTGGTTTAAAGCCTACCTTAAAACAACTGGGTTGTACCATTTGTGCCTCTCAGACAGCCTCTAGTATGCCCCTCACTCCTCATACAAATTTCCAGTTAGTTTTAACAGGTGAAAATGATATAAAATAAATGTTCTTTCCATCAAAGCTGTTGTCTCCGCTTTGTCACTTTGACCAGTTTTGACGTAAATTTGTTTTACTCATATTGTCCATGCTTTGGACAGTTCAActagtttatgtattaaaaacccTTTATCCAAGCTCTCTTGACGCAGAGGTGGTcaaagcaaaacagaattcagtttgtggttcaacttgattttattaacTAAATACTCCTTATGAAAAACACAATGTGAGAATGtctcaaattcccacaatatttccTGTCTTCTTGCTCTACCTGCCTGAGAAAGAATATTACCCACAATAATCTTCTCTCTGATGTAGGGCTGGCTCTCTTCTACAAAGGTGGGTCTCACAGGTCAGGATAGATTTTCTCTTGGATCTTTTTGGGTTGCTGCATGGTCTTCTGCCATGAGTCTTGCCCCAAGCCTTTACTGAAAGGATGACTTCTAACGTATGTTTGTATTGCCCTTACACCGGACTTTCCCATATATTTTGTGTCCTTTGGCCAAATAGAGGCATGAACAGAGCTTCAAAGCGTCCAATTGGTCATGCCAACACCCTCCACTGTTGCCATGCCAGGATGGTGTAAAGTGCACATCCACAGGTgctggctggaagtcaaggtgccagaagTCTGATTGAAACTTCTCCAAAACACAATATTCGGGCTGGTTGTAGCTGGATCCCCTGAACTTCTGACCTTGGTTTCTGCTGTTCTCTGTAGCCGATATCTGGTAGCTGCTGTTTagttggccaattttctgtcatgCCTGATTCTTCCAGCTGTGGGTTGATTTAGAATGCCCAATTTTGGGCCCCTGGTTACTTGACCATACCTGGTGCTAAACTTGTGAGACGAACAGAAAGGTACTTAACTTACAATTCAACACAATTTTATTCACAACATACACTGAAGTTACAACAGGGGTTGTATGACTGATTactatttaaatatatatattatcTAAATATAAttgaatattcaaagtttgtgcgaagatttgtagctc
Above is a window of Chiloscyllium plagiosum isolate BGI_BamShark_2017 chromosome 15, ASM401019v2, whole genome shotgun sequence DNA encoding:
- the zbtb33 gene encoding transcriptional regulator Kaiso, whose amino-acid sequence is MESKKLISATDIHHPGTLLQSLNEQRARGLFCDITIIVEDRKFRAHKNVLSSASSYFRQLFTLDVTSNIYGQVLELNFVRAEVFAEVLNFIYSSKLVRVNAELVSELIQSGQALGLKFLADLGESLSKLKPVAPATDSATSMTDSKSDISQKNAADPAAEPECLIVHVEEGGLGPRITDAFSLSSEEFRDSKGNGKDLASGEDSEDNDDVIFCSEIAPPKQSSKVATNNLLQTNIIPNISVSSDNLVQTKQVTLLPEASLKVGDFKVKSSDTGTGSGQNTVINQQSTKILDTKYIQDGKQPVTIVKTAAIDTLSKGCRVYANIDTNPNTYHIVVPNKDDLTSREPKQNKEPRSPEKKLLLIGDKVSGDEGQSSIQIMPENSANHINNSRPVFINDQHFPDAKRMKREQDHYELIVDGRVFYVCIVCKRSYACLTSLRRHFNVHSWEKKYPCHYCEKVFPLAEYRTKHEILHTGERRYQCLTCGETFINYQVMASHIRSVHSKKTGKSAAEDETVSDSKLYRLLPCKTLQIRQYGFLTASESGPMADINEDGIVYHVDDDDDVTVTPQQTPQTIGSNKSTSWDDIFPQEGTPVYRYNSLDGNSELEFVIPESFRELA